Proteins encoded together in one Mycobacterium noviomagense window:
- a CDS encoding alpha/beta hydrolase translates to MGDGIPARGSLRSRAAAAVSALTLRQISAILPPERAWGLWASRQIVATIMDVFGPSLAGASVEPVDCVLPDGRRVVGEWVRGAGVENAHSVVYFLHGSGFALCSPRTHRRLTAWLSRLTGLSVFCIDYRLAPRYRFPTAADDVRAGWDWLVTSCGVAPESIVLAGDSAGGHLAVDLLLQPDVAAAHPAALVLFSPLVDLTFSLAAKVEQRRTDPAIRAADAARLVGLYSRGLDPAHPRLKLDVAGGPALPPTLIQAGGAEMLVEDARSLAEDIRAAGGDCELQVWPNQVHVFQALPRLSPEAAKAMAYAARFMANALAANVVHAGKAG, encoded by the coding sequence ATGGGCGACGGGATTCCCGCACGCGGCTCACTGCGATCACGCGCAGCGGCGGCGGTCAGCGCGCTGACCCTGCGACAGATCAGCGCGATCCTCCCACCTGAAAGGGCTTGGGGCCTATGGGCCTCACGGCAGATCGTCGCCACGATCATGGACGTCTTCGGACCGTCATTGGCGGGCGCGAGCGTCGAACCGGTCGACTGCGTGCTTCCCGACGGCCGCCGAGTCGTCGGCGAATGGGTGCGCGGGGCCGGTGTGGAGAACGCCCACAGTGTGGTCTATTTCCTGCACGGCAGCGGCTTTGCGCTGTGTTCGCCACGCACTCACCGGCGGTTGACAGCGTGGCTGTCGCGGCTGACCGGCCTGTCGGTGTTTTGCATCGATTACCGGCTGGCGCCCCGCTACCGCTTCCCCACTGCCGCCGACGACGTGCGCGCGGGCTGGGATTGGCTGGTGACGAGCTGCGGCGTGGCACCGGAAAGTATTGTGCTCGCGGGTGATTCGGCTGGTGGGCATTTGGCGGTCGACCTTCTGCTGCAGCCAGACGTCGCCGCGGCGCACCCTGCAGCGCTGGTGCTGTTCTCGCCGCTGGTCGACCTGACCTTCAGCCTCGCCGCCAAGGTCGAACAACGCCGCACCGATCCGGCAATCCGGGCAGCCGATGCCGCACGACTGGTTGGGCTCTACAGCCGCGGACTCGATCCTGCCCATCCGCGGCTGAAGCTCGATGTGGCCGGCGGGCCTGCCCTGCCACCGACGTTGATCCAAGCCGGCGGGGCCGAGATGCTGGTCGAGGATGCGCGCAGCCTTGCCGAGGATATCCGCGCGGCCGGCGGCGACTGCGAATTGCAAGTGTGGCCGAACCAGGTGCACGTCTTCCAGGCCCTGCCGCGCCTGTCTCCGGAAGCCGCCAAGGCGATGGCGTACGCAGCCCGGTTTATGGCTAATGCGTT
- a CDS encoding (2,3-dihydroxybenzoyl)adenylate synthase, translating to MPTAAPPGFVPFPVDRAARYRAAGYWLGRPVDSILTDAAQRWPDRPAVLDADDHGRGQCLTYAELDARADCAAAGLAALGIAPGDRVLLQLPNTCEFAVALYGLLRAGAIPVMCLPGHRAAEVGHFAAVSDARALLITDVAAGFDYRAMARVIAGDHPALQHVVVDGDPGPFASWAQVCATSAPRPPVAVDTGSPALLLVSGGTTGLPKLIPRTHDDYVYNAAASAEVCRLTGDDIYLAALPAAHNFPLACPGLLGAMTVGATTVFTTDPSPESAFAAIARHSVTVTALVPALATLWAYACEWEPLPPKTLRLLQVGGSKLEAADARRIRETLTPGLQQVYGMAEGLLSYTRLDDPPDLLDHTQGRPLCDDDELRIVDDAGDPVSPGAEGELLVRGPYTLNGYFRAERENQRSFDRDGFYRTGDVVRRLANGCLQVTGRVKDVIHRGGETVAAQDVEEHLLTHPAITSAAAVPLPDRYLGEKICAAVVFTGAPLSLTELNHYLDTRGVATHARPDIVIPLTTLPTTAVGKVDKVAISRLASADHGSAP from the coding sequence ATGCCGACGGCAGCCCCGCCAGGGTTTGTGCCGTTTCCCGTCGACCGGGCAGCGCGATACCGGGCAGCCGGTTATTGGCTGGGGCGACCCGTCGATTCGATCCTGACCGATGCCGCCCAGCGCTGGCCCGATCGTCCGGCGGTGCTTGACGCCGACGACCACGGACGCGGCCAATGCCTGACCTACGCCGAGCTGGACGCGCGGGCCGATTGCGCAGCCGCGGGACTGGCGGCGCTCGGCATCGCGCCCGGCGACCGGGTTCTGCTGCAGTTACCGAATACCTGTGAGTTCGCGGTGGCCTTATACGGCCTGTTGCGCGCAGGAGCGATCCCCGTGATGTGCTTGCCGGGGCACCGCGCCGCCGAGGTAGGGCACTTCGCCGCCGTCAGCGACGCCCGGGCACTGCTTATCACCGACGTGGCAGCCGGGTTCGACTACCGCGCGATGGCCCGGGTAATAGCGGGTGATCATCCCGCGCTGCAGCATGTCGTCGTCGACGGCGACCCTGGGCCGTTCGCGTCGTGGGCGCAGGTATGTGCCACCTCCGCGCCGCGTCCTCCGGTCGCGGTCGATACCGGGTCGCCGGCATTACTGCTGGTTTCCGGCGGCACGACCGGGCTGCCCAAGCTCATTCCCCGCACCCATGACGACTACGTCTACAACGCCGCGGCCAGCGCCGAAGTGTGCCGGCTAACCGGCGACGACATCTATCTGGCGGCGTTGCCGGCGGCGCACAACTTCCCGCTGGCCTGCCCCGGGTTGCTCGGCGCGATGACCGTCGGTGCCACCACCGTGTTCACCACCGATCCCAGCCCCGAATCGGCCTTCGCCGCCATCGCGCGCCACAGCGTCACCGTCACCGCGTTGGTGCCGGCACTCGCCACCCTGTGGGCATACGCCTGCGAATGGGAGCCGCTGCCCCCGAAAACGTTGCGGCTCTTGCAAGTTGGCGGATCCAAGCTGGAGGCAGCAGATGCCCGCCGCATACGCGAAACGCTGACCCCGGGTCTACAGCAGGTGTACGGGATGGCGGAGGGACTGCTCAGCTACACCCGGCTCGACGACCCGCCTGACCTTCTCGACCACACCCAGGGACGGCCGCTGTGCGACGACGACGAACTGCGCATCGTCGACGACGCCGGCGATCCGGTATCACCCGGCGCCGAAGGCGAATTATTGGTACGGGGCCCGTACACGCTCAACGGCTACTTCCGCGCCGAGCGTGAAAACCAGCGCAGCTTCGACCGCGACGGCTTCTACCGCACCGGCGACGTAGTGCGCCGCTTGGCCAACGGCTGCCTGCAAGTCACCGGCCGAGTCAAAGACGTCATCCACCGCGGCGGCGAAACCGTGGCCGCCCAGGACGTCGAAGAGCACCTGCTCACCCATCCCGCAATCACGTCGGCCGCGGCCGTGCCCCTACCCGACCGCTACCTCGGCGAAAAAATCTGCGCTGCAGTAGTTTTCACAGGCGCACCATTGTCGCTGACCGAGTTGAACCACTACCTCGATACGCGCGGAGTTGCCACGCACGCGCGCCCCGACATCGTGATCCCGCTGACCACGTTGCCCACCACAGCGGTGGGGAAGGTGGACAAGGTGGCGATCAGCCGGTTGGCCTCAGCCGATCACGGGAGCGCGCCCTAA